The following are from one region of the Cottoperca gobio chromosome 13, fCotGob3.1, whole genome shotgun sequence genome:
- the tnfrsf19 gene encoding tumor necrosis factor receptor superfamily member 19, whose amino-acid sequence MFWILQHTFSLLITVHVIYSALIPVGAEEEMRECREQEYKDRFGNCKPCKQCDAGQELSKECGFGYGEDARCVPCRSSRFKEDRSLQKCKPCLDCGLINRFQKGNCSTTSNAVCGDCLPGFYRKTKLSGFQDMECIPCGDPPPPYEPHCSGRVNLVPLPSVVTSPRDMALAAVICSALATVLLALLVLCVIYCKRQLLEKKPSAASLRSQDCPYSGAELSCLDPRWLHDFPQRPCCQCHLGPGQTCGPVHLIPSLCCDESCSLGRSLDNSPFQSQMSLSDGITHQDEEGAPMQPAGRPESGGMRVELPQGNAEPAGRLEGEEEDGDEEEGCRSREMSPERTRQSYSEAVTDALLPKQHASSQEG is encoded by the exons ATGTTCTGGATCCTTCAACACACCTTCTCACTTCTAATAACTGTGCATGTCATATATTCAGCTCTG ATTCCTGTGGGGGccgaggaggagatgagagaatgCAGAGAACAGGAGTACAAGGACCGCTTTGGGAACTGTAAACCCTGCAAGCAGTGTGATGCAGGGCAGGAGCTATCAAAG GAATGTGGCTTTGGTTATGGAGAGGATGCCCGGTGCGTGCCCTGCCGGAGCAGTCGCTTCAAGGAGGACAGGAGCCTGCAGAAGTGCAAGCCCTGCCTGGACTGTGGACTCATCAACCGCTTCCAGAAGGGCAACTGCTCCACCACCAGCAACGCCGTGTGTGGCGACTGTCTGCCGGG ATTTTACAGGAAGACAAAATTAAGTGGTTTTCAAGACATGGAGTGCATACCCTGTGGAGACCCTCCACCCCCGTATGAGCCTCACT GCAGCGGGCGTGTGAACCTGGTGCCGCTGCCCTCGGTGGTGACTAGCCCCCGGGACATGGCTCTGGCCGCGGTCATCTGCAGCGCTCTGGCCACCGTGCTGCTGGCCCTGCTGGTCCTGTGCGTCATCTACTGCAAGAGACAGCTGCTGGAGAAGAAGCCCAGCG CGGCCTCTCTCAGGTCCCAGGACTGTCCGTACAGCGGAGCAGAGCTGTCCTGCCTGGACCCTCGCTGGCTCCACGACTTCCCCCAGAGACCCTGCTGCCAGTGTCACCTGGGCCCCGGACAAACCTGTG GTCCAGTCCACCTGATCCCATCTCTGTGCTGTGACGAGAGCTGCAGTCTGGGCCGCAGCCTGGACAACAGTCCCTTCCAGTCCCAGATGAGCCTCAGTGACGG AATTACACACCAGGATGAGGAGGGCGCCCCGATGCAGCCGGCAGGACGTCCAGAGTCTGGTGGGATGAGAGTCGAGCTGCCTCAGGGCAACGCTGAACCTGCAGGGAGACTggagggggaagaggaagatggggatgaagaggaagggtgTAGGTCAAGGGAGATGTCACCTGAGAGGACCAGACAGAGCTACAGTGAAGCTGTGACAGATGCACTTCTCCCCAAACAGCACGCATCAAGTCAGGAAG GATGA